A window of Rhododendron vialii isolate Sample 1 chromosome 11a, ASM3025357v1 contains these coding sequences:
- the LOC131307608 gene encoding haloacid dehalogenase-like hydrolase domain-containing protein Sgpp — protein sequence MTISSGENSVTSSCSLARLAPLEAVLFDVDGTLCDSDPIHHLAFREMLQEIGFNGGVPISEQFFVENIAGKHNDDIAALLFPNDLEQGLKFCVDKEDMFRRLAKEELKPIQGLYKLKKWVEDHGLKRAAVTNAPKENAELMISTLGFSDFFEAVILGDDCEHAKPFPDPYLKALDILKVSKDHTVVFEDSVSGIKAGVAAGMPVVGLITRNPEHLLMEAKPTFLIKNYEDPKLWAALEELHRLAAPAST from the exons TTCCTGTTCTCTTGCTAGACTTGCTCCTCTCGAGGCAGTACTTTTCGACGTTGATGGAACTCTGTGTGATTCAGACCCCATTCACCACCTTGCTTTCCGTGAAATGCTTCAAGAG ATAGGTTTCAATGGTGGGGTTCCTATTAGTGAGCAATTTTTTGTTGAGAACATTGCTGGGAAGCATAACGATGACATTGCTGCGCTCCTCTTCCCTAATGATCTCGAACAGGGTCTAAAATTCTGCGTTGATAAGGAAGATATGTTCCGGAG ATTGGCAAAGGAAGAATTGAAGCCCATACAAGGCCTTTACAAACTGAAGAAATGGGTTGAAGATCATGGTTTGAAACGGGCTGCAGTGACTAATGCTCCTAAAGAAAATGCTGAACTTATGATCTCAACTCTCGGATTTTCCGATTTCTTTGAAGCTGTTATTCTAGGGGACGATTGTGAGCATGCAAAACCATTCCCAGATCCCTACTTGAAGGCTCTAGACATACTCAAGGTGTCAAAGGATCACACTGTTGTGTTTGAG GACTCTGTTTCTGGAATTAAAGCTGGGGTCGCGGCTGGGATGCCTGTTGTTGGATTGATCACGAGGAACCCTGAACATTTGCTGATGGAAGCAAAGCCCACGTTTCTTATCAAGAACTACGAGGACCCGAAATTGTGGGCAGCCTTGGAAGAGCTTCATAGGCTGGCAGCACCAGCTTCAACTTAA